TGACCCGTTCGATGACGGGGAACTCGTGAAAGCTGTAGTCACTGGGCAAATGGATCATCGCGACAACGTAATATTCACCATCCGCCACATGGTTGAAACTGAATGACCCGCCTGAACTTGCAATTGTCTTGCGCATATATTGTTCGTAGAGCGGATCGGCATCGGGCATCCAAACGCCCCAACGTTGCTGCTTGTAATCGCCATAAATGGCGGCGATGCGCTCATCCGCGTAGGGGGTTCGCGGAACAAGAAACACATCCGTGCCGACCGCGCGCAACAACTTGCCGCTGTTGCGGCGCACAAAAGCCTGCCCGCTGATCCGAGCAGATCCGCTTTCGTTGATGAAAGATGCGACGTGGGGATCGAACGAAGCCGTCAACACCACAGGTGCACCCAAAGAAGTACATGCGGAAACGAGGAAGGTCAGCAAAAGTATCGCCGCCAGGCGGAACGAGGCACGATGCCAACAAAATCCAGCCATATTTGCCAAACGCCCTATTTGTTCACGTTACGTACCCATAAATCTATTACAGAGTCAAGAAAGCGCAGTGCGGTATTCTACAGACACTCCGCTCGGCTGATCGGCTTTCGTTCCGGCGGCGCATGCATTGCCGCTGGTTATGGCAAGAGCCGGCAAATTCATCGAAAATCGAATTTGGGTCCACGGGCTCACGACTTATCCACAGCAGGAGTTTCCGGTGGCCATCCCCAGCAGGTTTCCCTTCCGCGTCTTCGCGGCGCTGACCGTATTGCCGGCCGTGCTGATCGGCGGCGTATTGTGGTACCTGTCGAGCCTGCTGCCGGGCTGTGAAACGACCGAGCATGGCCGGCTGACATCGCCCGATGCCAGCTTCGATCTAGTGGTGTTCTCGCGCAATTGCGGCGCCACGACGGGCTTGAACACGCAGGCTGCGCTCATCCCGGCCGGTGATGACCTGCCCGACGATGCCGCCAGCTTCGCCTCGGTAGGAACCGAGGCAGACCTCGATCCGCGCTGGGATGCCTATGGCAATATCGAGCTGACCCTGCCGGCAGACGCCACCATCTACCGACAGGACGATGCCGTGGCCGGCATCGCGGTCATTTATCGCTGAGGCTCAGGCCGCCTTGCTGCGCTGATAGAGTCGCCAGGCCCAGCCGAACAGGCCGAAGGCGAAGAACACCAGCAGCACGCCGCCGAAGATGACCCCGATCGAGGCGCTGAGCAGCGGGGAGAACAGGAAGACCAGGCCCAGCAGAATGTAGGAAATGCCCGAGAGCACGACCGGCCAGATGCGCGCATAGCTTTCCCGCTCGCGCACGATGACCCAGATCTGCATGATGCCCACCACCAGCGCGGCAATACCAACCAGCGTCGACAGGAAGGTCACCGTAAAGATCGTCGCCAGAAATGGACTGATCAGGATCAGTATACCCAGGATCAGCGACAGCGCGTTCGACACCACATCGAACCAGTAATTGCCGCTCTTGCCGCCACCGAAGGTCAGGCTCCACAGGCCCAGTGCGCCGTCGATCACCAGCAGGATGCCGCCAGCCAGCACCAGCACGGTCAGCGCCTCCCCCGGCCAGATGATGGCATAGAGCCCCGCCAGCAACATCAATACGCCACGCAAAGCCGTTGCCAGCGCAAATCGTCTCTTCGTCTCAGCCGAAACCGTGCCAAGCGGCCCGCTATTTAAGATTATCTATAGTGCGCGCAGCAATTTGTTGATTGCGACCCGACCGTCTCCATGGTTTGAGACCTCTTCAATCGAGGTCCGCCTTTTGGCGGTTGATTCATGTCGCTCCCGCTTATCGCCCTGTTCCTCGCCGCTTTCGCCTTCGGCACGGCAGAATTCGTCATTGCCGGCGTGCTGCCGGACGTGGCTCTTGGCCTGGGCGTTTCCATTCCGGTTGCCGGTTACCTGGTAACCTCCTATGCCATCGGCATTGCGATCGGCGGCCCGCTGCTGGCCGTGGCGACCAAGAAAATGTCGCGCAAGACGCTGATCCTGCTGCTGGGTGCAATCTTCACGATCGGGCAGGCGCTCTGCGCGGTGGCGCCCAATTTCGAACTGCTGCTGGCCGCGCGCGTCCTCGTTTCGGTGGTCCATGGCACCTATTTCGGCATTGCCGCCATTGTCGCGGTTGGCCTCGTTCCGGCCGACAAGCGCGGTTTTGCCGTGGCGCTGATCCTGTCCGGGCTGACCGTCTCCAACATATTGGGCGTGCCCGGTGGCACGGCCATCGGCAATGCACTGGGCTGGCGCGCTACCTTCTGGGCTGTCGGTGCCCTCGGCCTGGTTTCCACGCTTGCTATCGCCATCTTCCTGCCGGCCAATACCGGCGAGACGGCGACCGGCGGCAGCTTCCTGCGCGAGTTCAAGGCGCTTGCCCGCCAACAGATCGTCACCTCGCTGGCCATCGCCCTGCTGACGATGATCGGCCAATACAGCCTCTTCACCTATATCGCCCCGCTATTGCTCGAGGTCACGGGCCTCGACGCGGCCACCCTGCCATGGATGCTGCTGCTCTATGGCGTCGGCTCGACCATTGGCGTGTTCATCGGCGGGCGTCTGGCTGACTGGAAGCTGATGCCTTCGCTGATCGGCATTCTCGCGACACAGGCAGTGGCCTTCACCATCGTCTATCTGGTCAGCCCCAATCCATGGATCATGACCGTTGCGGTCCTATTCTGGGGTGGGGTCAATTTTGCCTTCGGCTCGCCGCTGCAGTCGCGCATCCTTGCCTGGGCAGCGGATGCCCCCAATCTGGCTTCGGCGCTGATCCCCTCCTGCTTCAATATCGGCATCGCCATCGGCGCCGTGCTGGGCGGAACCCTGCTCGAGGCCGGCTTCGGCTATCGCAACCTGCCGCTCATCGGAACCGCCGCGCTGGTCCTGGCCCTGCTGATCGCCATCGGCTCCTACCTTGCCGAGCTGCGCGATACGCCTGCCATACCAGATGCAGCGGAATGACCGGCTAAACACCGACCAAAACTAACGATTTGGTGACCAAGTCCGGTCTCAATGCCCGCGCAACAATTCTTCTTTCTGTAAGCCGCACCATATTGGCGGAAACGGCAAGGGCGACGCGGACGGCTCGATGATCGACAACAGCACATTGATGGTAGCCATCGCTTTCTCCAGCGGTGCGCTGATGCTGACGCTGATGCTCAGCTGGCTCAATGCCCGCCATGATGGCCACCTGATCAGTTGGGCCGCCGGCATGGCCTTCGTGGTCATGGCGCTGGCCGCACTCGGCCTGCGCAATGGCCGCTATGATACCCCGATGCAGCTGGTGTCGTTTTCAGCGCTGCTCTCGGGGATGGCGCTCATCCATGTCGGCATCTGCCAGTTCCGCACCGGCCGCGTCTGTGTGCCCCAGGCGGCGCTGTTATGGGCAGCAGCCATGCTGGCAACAGGTCTGCCGTTCCTGATGGGCTTCTCCGGCGTCGGCACGATTGCGCTCAATCTTTTCTGCGCCGTCTATATGGCCCTGTCCGGCTATCAATATTGGGCCGGACGCGCCGAAGCCCCGGTGCCGCTGATGACGGCGGCGGTGCTTTTCGCGCTGACTGGCATATCGTTCCTCGCCTGCGCCGTGGTGCTGGTCGTCGAAGGCCGGTTCGTGCTGACGGCGCCGCCCAATAACTGGGCCGAGGCGTTCAACTCCATCATGGCCATAGTCGGGCTCACCGGCATTGGCGCGCTGTCGCTGACGCTCAACCAGTCGCGTGCTGCCCGACGTCACCGGCTGGAAGCCCAGACCGACTCGCTGACCGGCCTGCTCAACCGCCGCGCCCTGTTCGACCGCTTCGGCAAGGCCGAACTGCCTGTCGGCACCGCGGTCCTGATGTTCGATATCGACCATTTCAAGCAGATCAACGACCGCCAGGGCCATGCAGCCGGCGACGCCGTGATCCAGAAATTCGCCGCCATCCTGCGCCAGAACCTGCGCGACGACGACAGCATGGCCCGGATCGGTGGCGAGGAATTCTGCGCCGTGCTGCAGCCGATGCCGGTCGATCAGGCCAAGCTGATTGCCGAGCGCATCCGCACCGATTTCGAGCAGGCCGCCATCCGGCTGTTATCGGAGAATATCCGCTCGACCGTCAGTGTCGGCGTGGCCACCAGCGGCGCCGACGAACCGTTCTCCTCCGTGCTTAACCGCGCCGATTCAGCGCTCTACAAGGCCAAGGACAACGGCCGCAATCGCGTCACCGCCGCCGCCCTGCGCCTTATCGCCTAACCGGCCAAAGCTGCCCGCACCTTGCCGCTGGCCTTGCCGAAGTCGATTCGCCCCGGATAGTCGGCTTTGAGCTGGGCGATGACCTTGCCCATGTCTTTGGGCCCTTCGGCGCCGGTGGCAGCGATAGCTGCCGTGATCGCCGCCTCGACCTCTTCCTCGGTCAGCCCCTTGGGCAGGAACTCGT
This sequence is a window from Devosia ginsengisoli. Protein-coding genes within it:
- a CDS encoding HdeD family acid-resistance protein, producing MRGVLMLLAGLYAIIWPGEALTVLVLAGGILLVIDGALGLWSLTFGGGKSGNYWFDVVSNALSLILGILILISPFLATIFTVTFLSTLVGIAALVVGIMQIWVIVRERESYARIWPVVLSGISYILLGLVFLFSPLLSASIGVIFGGVLLVFFAFGLFGWAWRLYQRSKAA
- a CDS encoding GGDEF domain-containing protein, producing the protein MIDNSTLMVAIAFSSGALMLTLMLSWLNARHDGHLISWAAGMAFVVMALAALGLRNGRYDTPMQLVSFSALLSGMALIHVGICQFRTGRVCVPQAALLWAAAMLATGLPFLMGFSGVGTIALNLFCAVYMALSGYQYWAGRAEAPVPLMTAAVLFALTGISFLACAVVLVVEGRFVLTAPPNNWAEAFNSIMAIVGLTGIGALSLTLNQSRAARRHRLEAQTDSLTGLLNRRALFDRFGKAELPVGTAVLMFDIDHFKQINDRQGHAAGDAVIQKFAAILRQNLRDDDSMARIGGEEFCAVLQPMPVDQAKLIAERIRTDFEQAAIRLLSENIRSTVSVGVATSGADEPFSSVLNRADSALYKAKDNGRNRVTAAALRLIA
- a CDS encoding MFS transporter; amino-acid sequence: MSLPLIALFLAAFAFGTAEFVIAGVLPDVALGLGVSIPVAGYLVTSYAIGIAIGGPLLAVATKKMSRKTLILLLGAIFTIGQALCAVAPNFELLLAARVLVSVVHGTYFGIAAIVAVGLVPADKRGFAVALILSGLTVSNILGVPGGTAIGNALGWRATFWAVGALGLVSTLAIAIFLPANTGETATGGSFLREFKALARQQIVTSLAIALLTMIGQYSLFTYIAPLLLEVTGLDAATLPWMLLLYGVGSTIGVFIGGRLADWKLMPSLIGILATQAVAFTIVYLVSPNPWIMTVAVLFWGGVNFAFGSPLQSRILAWAADAPNLASALIPSCFNIGIAIGAVLGGTLLEAGFGYRNLPLIGTAALVLALLIAIGSYLAELRDTPAIPDAAE